From Aliarcobacter butzleri, the proteins below share one genomic window:
- a CDS encoding LutC/YkgG family protein, which produces MTSKEKILNSIRENNIVKDVKLPSYENFGIKFDNKFETFSTMLESVGGKALVIEKEDLDKTIKELYPDEKIIASNVDFCSLGNFDSNSQDDAHNLKDIDLAIVKGNFAVAENGAIWMKDESNRHRSLYFIAQNIVIVINENEIVNNMHEAYEKLSFEKAGFGVFISGPSKTADIEQSLVIGAHGPKSGYVIFIKS; this is translated from the coding sequence ATGACTAGTAAAGAAAAAATTTTAAATTCTATTAGAGAAAATAATATTGTAAAAGATGTAAAACTTCCTTCTTATGAAAATTTTGGAATAAAATTTGATAATAAATTTGAAACATTTTCTACAATGCTTGAGAGTGTTGGTGGTAAAGCTTTAGTTATTGAAAAAGAAGATTTAGATAAAACAATAAAAGAGTTATATCCAGATGAAAAAATTATTGCTTCAAATGTAGATTTTTGTAGTTTAGGAAATTTTGATTCAAATTCACAAGATGATGCTCATAATCTAAAAGATATTGATTTAGCTATTGTAAAAGGTAACTTTGCAGTTGCAGAAAATGGTGCAATTTGGATGAAAGATGAATCAAATAGACATAGGTCTTTATATTTTATTGCACAAAATATTGTTATTGTAATAAATGAAAATGAGATAGTAAACAATATGCATGAAGCTTATGAAAAACTTAGTTTTGAAAAAGCTGGTTTTGGTGTATTTATCTCTGGACCTTCAAAAACTGCTGATATTGAACAATCGCTTGTTATTGGAGCACACGGTCCAAAATCAGGATATGTGATTTTTATCAAATCTTGA